Proteins found in one Triticum urartu cultivar G1812 chromosome 4, Tu2.1, whole genome shotgun sequence genomic segment:
- the LOC125553531 gene encoding UDP-glucose 6-dehydrogenase 2 — protein MVKICCIGAGYVGGPTMAVIALKCPDVEVVVVDISEARIAGWNSDRLPIYEPGLDDVVKRCRGRNLFFSTDVERYVGEADVVFVSVNTPTKTRGLGAGKAADLTYWESAARMIADVSRSDKIVVEKSTVPVKTAEAIEKILAHNGRGVRYQILSNPEFLAEGTAVRDLFAPDRVLIGGRETPEGQAAVKVLKGVYARWVPEDRIITTNLWSAELSKLAANAFLAQRISSVNAISALCEATGADVAEVACSIGKDSRIGPRFLSASIGFGGSCFQKDILNLVYICECYGLPEVAEYWRQVIGINDYQKSRFVNRVVSSMFNTVAGKKVAVLGFAFKKDTGDTRETPAIDVCRGLLGDKAVVSIYDPQVTEEQVRRDLAMRKFDWDHPRHLQPVGEPGDQQPVAVTTDAYEAARDAHAVCILTEWEDFRSLDYRRMYDVMQKPAFVFDGRNIVDPEKLRDIGFIVYAIGKPLDQWLKDMPAVA, from the coding sequence ATGGTGAAGATCTGCTGCATCGGCGCGGGCTACGTGGGTGGCCCGACGATGGCGGTGATCGCGCTCAAGTGCCCGGacgtggaggtggtggtggtggacaTCTCCGAGGCGCGCATCGCCGGCTGGAACAGCGACCGCCTCCCCATCTACGAGCCCGGCCTGGACGACGTCGTCAAGCGCTGCCGCGGCCGCAACCTCTTCTTCAGCACCGACGTGGAGCGGTACGTGGGCGAGGCGGACGTCGTCTTCGTCTCCGTCAACACCCCCACCAAGACCCGCGGCCTCGGCGCCGGCAAGGCCGCCGACCTCACCTACTGGGAGAGCGCCGCGCGCATGATCGCCGACGTCTCCCGCTCCGACAAGATCGTGGTCGAGAAGTCCACCGTGCCCGTCAAGACCGCGGAGGCCATCGAGAAGATCCTCGCCCACAACGGCCGCGGCGTCCGCTACCAGATCCTGTCCAACCCGGAGTTCCTCGCCGAGGGCACCGCCGTGCGGGACCTCTTCGCGCCCGACCGCGTCCTCATCGGCGGCCGCGAGACCCCCGAGGGCCAGGCCGCCGTGAAGGTCCTCAAGGGCGTGTACGCGCGCTGGGTCCCCGAGGACCGCATCATCACCACCAACCTCTGGTCGGCCGAGCTGTCcaagctcgccgccaacgccttCCTCGCGCAGCGCATCTCCTCCGTCAACGCCATCTCCGCGCTGTGCGAGGCCACCGGCGCTGACGTCGCCGAGGTGGCCTGCTCCATCGGCAAGGACTCGCGCATCGGCCCGCGCTTCCTCTCCGCCAGCATCGGCTTCGGCGGCTCCTGCTTCCAGAAGGACATCCTCAACCTCGTCTACATCTGCGAGTGCTACGGCCTCCCCGAGGTGGCAGAGTACTGGCGGCAGGTCATCGGCATCAACGACTACCAGAAGAGCCGCTTCGTCAACCGCGTCGTCTCCTCCATGTTCAACACCGTCGCGGGGAAGAAGGTGGCCGTGCTGGGGTTCGCCTTCAAGAAGGACACGGGCGACACGCGCGAGACGCCGGCCATCGACGTGTGCCGGGGCCTGCTCGGGGACAAGGCCGTCGTCAGCATCTACGACCCGCAGGTGACGGAGGAGCAGGTGCGGCGCGACCTCGCCATGAGAAAGTTCGACTGGGACCACCCGCGGCACCTGCAGCCCGTGGGCGAGCCCGGCGATCAGCAGCCGGTCGCCGTCACGACGGACGCGTACGAGGCCGCCCGCGACGCGCACGCCGTCTGCATCCTGACCGAGTGGGAGGACTTCAGGAGCCTCGACTACAGGCGCATGTACGACGTCATGCAGAAGCCGGCTTTCGTCTTCGACGGCCGCAACATCGTCGACCCGGAGAAGCTCCGGGACATCGGATTCATCGTCTACGCCATTGGCAAGCCGCTTGATCAGTGGCTCAAGGACATGCCAGCCGTCGCCTGA